A genomic region of Exiguobacterium sp. Helios contains the following coding sequences:
- a CDS encoding amino acid ABC transporter ATP-binding protein, translated as MSIIEVKQLKKSFGSNEVLKDISVEIQEKEVVCVIGPSGSGKSTFLRCLNRLEDITGGTVIVDTHDITDPKVDINKVREEVGMVFQHFNLFPHKTVLENVTLAPMKVRKTDKTQAKQRAFELLDKVGLREKADNYPGELSGGQKQRVAIARALAMNPKIMLFDEPTSALDPEMVGDVLAVMKQLALEGMTMIVVTHEMGFAREVGDRVLFMDGGFIVEENIPSLLFDSPQHERTQSFLSKVL; from the coding sequence ATGAGTATCATTGAAGTAAAACAATTAAAAAAGTCATTTGGTTCAAACGAAGTGTTAAAGGATATTTCGGTTGAGATTCAAGAAAAAGAAGTCGTTTGTGTCATCGGACCTTCAGGATCCGGAAAAAGTACGTTTCTCCGCTGTTTAAACCGGCTGGAGGATATTACAGGAGGGACCGTGATTGTCGATACACACGACATTACGGATCCGAAAGTCGATATCAATAAAGTACGGGAAGAAGTAGGGATGGTGTTTCAACACTTCAACTTGTTTCCGCATAAGACGGTGCTCGAGAACGTGACGCTTGCACCGATGAAGGTTCGGAAAACGGATAAAACTCAAGCGAAACAGCGGGCTTTCGAATTGCTGGATAAAGTGGGATTACGGGAAAAAGCGGATAATTATCCGGGTGAACTGTCCGGTGGTCAAAAACAACGGGTCGCCATTGCCCGTGCTCTGGCCATGAATCCGAAAATCATGTTGTTTGACGAACCGACATCCGCACTCGATCCAGAGATGGTCGGGGATGTTCTTGCCGTTATGAAGCAATTGGCACTCGAAGGGATGACGATGATTGTCGTTACGCACGAGATGGGATTTGCCCGTGAAGTCGGGGATCGTGTTCTTTTCATGGACGGTGGTTTTATCGTCGAAGAAAACATTCCGAGTTTATTGTTTGATTCTCCGCAACACGAACGGACACAGTCTTTTTTAAGTAAAGTTTTGTAA
- a CDS encoding amino acid ABC transporter permease, with product MEVAKTAFPFFLEGLQITLYIFIIAVIVGFLIGLIVALMRLSPLKILNGIAIVYIDVIRGTPFIVQLFFIYFGLNSLEWLSMDRMYAGILTVAINAGAYFAEIIRAGIQSIDKGQTEASRSLGMTGRQTMTQIVLPQAFRRMLPTITNQSIISLKDTSLLSIIGIADLTQQGQVQQATTFEPFIVWTVVGLMYFVVIYLLSLLGKFLERRFTLR from the coding sequence ATGGAAGTCGCAAAAACGGCGTTTCCGTTTTTCTTGGAAGGGTTACAGATCACCCTTTATATCTTTATCATCGCGGTCATCGTCGGATTTTTAATCGGCTTGATCGTCGCATTGATGCGTTTATCACCACTTAAGATTTTAAACGGTATCGCCATCGTCTACATCGATGTTATTCGGGGAACCCCCTTTATCGTCCAATTGTTCTTTATCTATTTTGGACTCAACTCGCTCGAGTGGTTGTCCATGGACCGGATGTATGCCGGAATCCTGACAGTTGCGATTAATGCCGGAGCCTACTTTGCTGAAATCATCCGGGCAGGGATTCAATCGATTGATAAAGGTCAAACCGAGGCCTCACGATCACTCGGGATGACAGGACGTCAAACGATGACGCAAATTGTTTTACCGCAAGCCTTCCGCCGGATGTTGCCGACGATTACGAACCAATCGATCATCAGTCTAAAAGATACGTCGTTACTATCGATCATCGGGATCGCGGATTTGACGCAACAGGGACAAGTGCAACAGGCGACGACATTTGAACCGTTCATCGTTTGGACAGTTGTCGGTCTGATGTACTTCGTCGTCATCTATCTCCTTTCATTGTTAGGGAAATTCTTGGAACGGAGGTTTACACTGCGATGA
- a CDS encoding TraR/DksA C4-type zinc finger protein, producing MLSEKQIETFKTRLLKEKDKTETNIENREVDYDTGELSSYDNHPGDSGDELFLRERDQAMTDMQEEMLSDVDLALKAIEDGTYGVCKVCGKDIEIERLDIIPETLLCIEDAKKEEEKVGNDPASRPSEEAVLDPSVTATGKDIDGATDGFSKVGEFGNSDTPSDKEDGIDPTR from the coding sequence ATGTTATCAGAAAAGCAAATCGAGACATTCAAAACACGTTTGTTAAAGGAAAAAGATAAAACGGAGACCAATATCGAAAATCGTGAAGTCGATTACGATACCGGGGAACTGTCGAGCTACGATAACCATCCGGGCGATTCAGGAGACGAACTCTTTTTACGGGAACGGGATCAAGCGATGACGGACATGCAGGAAGAGATGTTATCGGACGTCGATCTAGCGTTGAAAGCGATTGAAGATGGCACGTACGGCGTCTGTAAAGTCTGTGGAAAAGACATCGAAATCGAACGTCTTGATATCATTCCGGAAACGTTGTTATGTATTGAAGACGCTAAAAAAGAAGAAGAAAAAGTCGGGAACGATCCGGCATCCCGTCCGAGTGAAGAAGCGGTTCTTGATCCGTCCGTCACGGCAACCGGAAAAGATATCGACGGGGCAACCGACGGATTCAGTAAGGTCGGTGAGTTCGGCAACTCAGACACACCTTCTGACAAAGAGGATGGTATTGACCCGACACGCTAA
- a CDS encoding DUF779 domain-containing protein yields the protein MVERVLATDAGLELIERLKAKHGPLMFHQSGGCCDGSSPMCFAEGDLFLGDQDLLIGTIGGCPFYIHEDQYEYWKHTQLIIDVVNGRGGMFSLEGVEGKRFLTRSRAFTTEEYAELTASTKS from the coding sequence ATGGTCGAACGTGTACTTGCGACCGATGCCGGCTTGGAATTGATTGAACGGCTGAAAGCGAAACACGGACCGTTGATGTTTCACCAATCGGGTGGCTGTTGCGACGGCAGTTCCCCGATGTGTTTTGCGGAAGGCGATTTATTTTTAGGGGATCAGGATTTATTGATCGGCACAATCGGTGGTTGTCCGTTTTATATTCATGAGGATCAGTATGAATATTGGAAACATACACAATTGATCATTGATGTCGTCAATGGTCGAGGCGGAATGTTTTCTTTGGAAGGTGTCGAGGGCAAACGATTTTTGACACGTTCTCGTGCTTTTACGACTGAAGAATATGCAGAACTCACGGCATCTACCAAATCGTAA
- a CDS encoding S66 peptidase family protein translates to MRYPFLGWTGQTIGVTAPSSGVPENLHSMLEEATLRLQDRQMAVTIGQTVWTQHQAESAPAQTRADELNEMLKNPEIDAILPPFGGERAIDVLPFLDFERIPVKWLLGYSDISTLLFVITVKTGIATAHGPNFVDMRSEEWDETTTAWRRVLATPAGGTVTQWTSDLYQTKWNHSERPERYMYHLDATTEWKTLDPTQKQVSGRLLGGCLETIRHLIGTPYGDVAAFQENQINEEPILWYFEVSEASATDVHRSLMQMYLAGWFERTSGIVFGRTAGGRTIEDYTILDVYETFKRLLNIPVFYDLDIGHQPPQMTLVNGASATITIQGKDSRLDMTFQ, encoded by the coding sequence ATGCGCTATCCCTTTTTAGGCTGGACCGGCCAAACAATCGGTGTGACAGCTCCGTCTTCCGGAGTGCCGGAAAACTTACATTCAATGCTCGAGGAAGCAACGTTGCGTCTCCAGGATCGGCAAATGGCAGTCACAATCGGACAAACGGTTTGGACGCAACATCAGGCGGAAAGCGCTCCGGCTCAAACACGAGCGGATGAACTGAATGAGATGCTGAAAAATCCGGAAATCGATGCAATCCTTCCACCTTTTGGAGGAGAACGGGCGATTGATGTATTACCGTTTTTGGATTTCGAACGAATCCCGGTAAAATGGTTGCTTGGGTACTCGGATATCAGTACGCTCCTGTTTGTCATCACAGTCAAGACAGGCATCGCGACAGCACATGGACCGAATTTTGTAGACATGCGCAGCGAAGAATGGGATGAAACGACGACAGCCTGGCGGCGAGTGCTGGCGACGCCTGCCGGAGGGACCGTCACTCAGTGGACGTCTGATCTGTATCAAACCAAATGGAACCATTCAGAACGACCAGAACGTTATATGTATCATCTTGATGCAACGACAGAGTGGAAAACGCTGGATCCGACACAAAAACAGGTATCCGGGCGGTTGCTTGGCGGGTGTCTTGAGACGATTCGTCATCTCATCGGAACGCCGTATGGAGACGTAGCAGCATTTCAGGAAAACCAGATTAACGAAGAACCGATTCTTTGGTATTTCGAAGTGTCGGAAGCGAGCGCTACTGACGTTCACCGTTCACTGATGCAGATGTATCTCGCGGGTTGGTTCGAGCGGACATCTGGAATCGTGTTCGGACGAACGGCAGGTGGTCGGACGATCGAAGATTATACGATCCTAGATGTCTATGAAACGTTTAAAAGACTGTTGAATATCCCGGTGTTTTACGATCTCGACATCGGACATCAACCGCCGCAAATGACACTCGTCAACGGAGCATCGGCAACCATCACGATTCAAGGAAAAGATTCTAGATTAGACATGACGTTTCAGTGA
- a CDS encoding alpha/beta hydrolase, translating to MRTRTKIGLGVIGSGMLAASYYFYEMAIATNPKPFLSNNRDLSDEMVRLMQPGQTWIKEQPLELIEVKAHDGLTLRGHYLPPLVPSNRVVILVHGYGGVGTDLAGFAYLYHQAGFHVMMPDNRGHGKSDGNYIGFGWHDREDCLRWTEYLVARLGQESAIFLHGVSMGGATVLMTSGEVLPPQIKGIISDCAYTSVNAVLAYQMKRMYRLPHFPFLTMTSILTKMKAGYFFSEASALKQVKRATVPILFLHGGADTFVPTSMVYELYQACPTEKELVVIPNAAHAMAYFEDPDTYDAVVETFVRRILGEPMERV from the coding sequence ATGCGAACACGAACAAAAATCGGCTTAGGTGTAATCGGTTCAGGGATGCTCGCGGCGAGTTATTACTTTTATGAAATGGCGATTGCGACCAATCCGAAACCCTTTTTATCCAACAACCGTGATTTGAGTGACGAGATGGTTCGTCTGATGCAACCGGGTCAAACGTGGATCAAAGAACAGCCGCTGGAGCTGATTGAAGTAAAGGCGCATGATGGATTAACCTTACGCGGGCATTACTTACCGCCGCTTGTTCCATCGAATCGGGTCGTCATTTTAGTTCACGGATACGGTGGAGTCGGAACAGACTTAGCCGGATTTGCGTATCTGTATCATCAAGCCGGTTTCCATGTCATGATGCCGGACAACCGAGGACACGGAAAAAGTGACGGGAACTATATCGGATTTGGTTGGCATGACCGTGAAGATTGTCTTCGGTGGACCGAGTACCTGGTGGCCCGTCTTGGACAAGAAAGTGCGATTTTCTTACATGGTGTCTCAATGGGGGGAGCGACCGTTCTGATGACAAGTGGTGAAGTTTTGCCGCCGCAAATCAAAGGAATTATCTCCGATTGTGCCTACACGTCGGTCAATGCCGTCCTTGCCTATCAAATGAAACGGATGTACCGTCTGCCCCATTTTCCATTTTTGACGATGACAAGCATTTTGACGAAAATGAAAGCAGGTTATTTTTTCAGTGAAGCGTCTGCACTTAAACAAGTGAAGCGGGCGACGGTGCCAATTCTGTTTTTACACGGTGGAGCGGATACGTTTGTTCCAACCTCGATGGTCTATGAATTGTATCAAGCCTGTCCGACAGAAAAAGAATTGGTAGTCATTCCGAATGCTGCCCACGCGATGGCTTACTTTGAAGATCCGGACACTTATGATGCGGTCGTCGAAACATTTGTCCGTCGGATTTTAGGCGAACCAATGGAACGCGTGTAA
- a CDS encoding PTS mannitol transporter subunit IICB — MTTTQAGKRGLRVQVQRFGSFLSGMVMPNIGAFIAWGIITALFIPTGWAPNKSLAELVGPTITYLLPLLIGFTGGKLMHDVRGGVVGALATMGVIVGTDIPMFLGAMVMGPLGGFTIKKFDQLIEGKVKPGLEMLVNNFSVGIIGGLLMIGGFKLFGPLMTGLDDIMAAAVGAIVSAHLLPLASLFIEPAKILFLNNAINHGILSPLGLDQVSEAGKSVLFLLEANPGPGLGLLLAYSIFGSGAAKKTAPGAAFIQFIGGIHEIYFPYVLMKPVLLLAMIAGGMSGILTFVLFDVGLVAPASPGSIIAVLAMASRGSYVGLVAGILISASVTFVVSAVLLKTSKAKETSLEEATANVSAMKGKNSIASSLVSAESATSLAEVEHIIFACDAGMGSSAMGASVLRNKINKAGLPIKVTNTSISQLPKDAEFIITHQDLTQRAKEQVPQAEHRSVENFLNAGYYDQLVHEIETARNKIS, encoded by the coding sequence ATGACAACAACACAAGCAGGAAAACGCGGATTGCGTGTCCAGGTTCAACGGTTCGGAAGTTTCCTCAGCGGAATGGTCATGCCGAACATCGGTGCGTTCATCGCCTGGGGGATCATTACAGCGTTATTCATTCCGACCGGATGGGCACCGAATAAAAGTCTGGCAGAATTAGTCGGTCCGACGATCACGTATCTGTTACCGCTACTGATTGGTTTTACCGGCGGGAAGCTCATGCATGATGTCCGGGGAGGAGTCGTCGGAGCACTGGCGACGATGGGGGTTATCGTCGGAACAGACATTCCGATGTTCCTCGGCGCAATGGTCATGGGACCACTCGGGGGATTCACCATCAAGAAATTTGATCAATTGATTGAAGGAAAAGTCAAACCGGGTCTTGAGATGCTCGTCAACAACTTCTCAGTCGGAATTATCGGCGGTTTGCTGATGATCGGTGGATTTAAACTGTTTGGTCCATTAATGACAGGACTGGATGACATCATGGCAGCGGCAGTCGGAGCAATTGTTAGTGCACACCTGTTACCGCTCGCCAGTCTGTTCATCGAACCGGCTAAAATTTTGTTCCTCAACAATGCGATTAACCACGGGATTTTAAGTCCACTCGGCTTGGATCAAGTCAGTGAAGCCGGAAAATCAGTTCTGTTTTTACTTGAAGCGAATCCGGGTCCCGGTCTCGGTTTGTTACTCGCATATTCAATCTTCGGTTCCGGCGCAGCGAAAAAGACGGCTCCAGGGGCGGCCTTCATCCAATTTATCGGCGGGATTCATGAAATTTACTTCCCGTATGTGTTGATGAAACCCGTTCTCTTGCTCGCGATGATTGCCGGAGGAATGAGCGGTATCCTGACATTCGTCTTATTTGATGTCGGTCTTGTCGCACCCGCTTCACCCGGAAGTATCATTGCTGTCCTTGCGATGGCGTCCCGCGGTTCATACGTTGGCCTCGTTGCCGGCATCTTGATTTCCGCATCGGTAACGTTCGTCGTCTCGGCGGTCTTACTCAAAACGAGTAAAGCAAAAGAAACATCACTTGAAGAAGCGACGGCCAATGTCAGCGCGATGAAAGGCAAAAATTCGATCGCTTCATCGCTCGTCTCGGCTGAATCGGCAACTTCGTTAGCAGAAGTCGAACATATCATTTTTGCCTGCGATGCCGGAATGGGGTCAAGTGCGATGGGAGCATCCGTCTTACGTAACAAAATCAATAAAGCCGGATTGCCGATTAAAGTGACGAACACGTCAATCAGTCAACTCCCGAAAGACGCAGAGTTCATCATTACGCACCAGGATTTGACGCAACGGGCGAAGGAACAAGTACCGCAAGCCGAACACCGGTCCGTCGAAAACTTCTTGAATGCCGGATACTATGATCAACTGGTTCATGAAATTGAAACAGCACGAAATAAAATTTCTTAA
- a CDS encoding transporter substrate-binding domain-containing protein yields MKKHLSVLFLLLSCLMVLSACSIGSQDEVSKDKTYKVGIDVTYPPFEYKDGDTYKGIDIDLIKAIAKDQGFKIKFEAMDFSGIIPALQANQLDVAIAGMSITPERKKVVTFSDPYFKAGLILVVKDDNNKIKSVDDLKGQKVAVKKGTTGAKYATDNADKLGITVTQFNDSPAMFQEVKNGNAAALIEDYPVISYANKQQNLGLKLVGDRLNGDNYGIAVLKGENEELLKKINKGLANLKESGEYDKIVDTYLK; encoded by the coding sequence ATGAAAAAGCATTTATCGGTTTTATTTTTACTGCTCAGCTGTTTAATGGTATTGAGTGCATGCAGTATCGGATCACAGGACGAGGTGTCGAAAGACAAGACGTATAAAGTCGGAATCGATGTCACGTATCCACCGTTCGAATATAAAGACGGGGACACGTACAAGGGGATCGATATCGATCTCATCAAAGCCATTGCAAAGGATCAAGGGTTTAAAATCAAGTTTGAAGCAATGGACTTCAGCGGAATCATTCCGGCTCTTCAAGCGAACCAGTTGGATGTTGCAATTGCCGGTATGAGTATCACGCCGGAGCGGAAAAAAGTCGTCACGTTCTCCGATCCGTACTTTAAAGCCGGATTGATTTTAGTCGTCAAAGATGACAACAATAAAATCAAGTCGGTCGATGATTTAAAAGGACAGAAAGTCGCGGTCAAAAAAGGAACGACAGGTGCAAAATATGCGACGGACAATGCAGATAAACTCGGTATCACAGTCACACAATTCAATGACAGTCCAGCCATGTTCCAAGAAGTCAAAAACGGAAATGCTGCAGCATTGATTGAAGATTATCCGGTCATCTCGTATGCCAACAAACAACAAAATCTTGGTCTGAAACTCGTCGGAGACCGTTTGAACGGGGATAACTACGGAATCGCTGTCTTAAAAGGTGAAAACGAAGAGTTGTTGAAAAAAATCAATAAAGGACTGGCTAACCTGAAAGAAAGCGGCGAGTACGACAAAATCGTCGATACGTATTTGAAATAA
- the adh gene encoding aldehyde dehydrogenase: MIYEIPNTQGSKVQYKDRYENFINGKWTAPVGGEYFDNVTPITGKVLCQVARSGKEDVELALDAAHAAKDAWGKTSVAERSNILNKIANRMEENLEMLAYAETLENGKAVRETLNADLPLAIDHFRYFAGVIRAQEGSIGELDNDTVAYHFHEPLGVVGQIIPWNFPILMAVWKLAPALAAGNCVVLKPAEQTPASILLLTELIEDLLPPGVLNIVNGFGLEAGKPLASSKRIAKIAFTGETTTGRLIMQYASQNIIPVTLELGGKSPNIFFADIMDADDAFFDKAIEGLLMFALNQGEVCTCPSRALIEESIYEPFMERVLERVKAIKLGNPLDADVMMGAQASSEQMEKILSYLEIGKSEGAECLIGGERNHLDGDLADGYYIQPTIFKGHNKMRIFQEEIFGPVLSVTTFKTEEEALQIANDTLYGLGAGVWTRDMNRAYRFGRAIEAGRVWTNCYHQYPAHAAFGGYKMSGIGRENHKMMLNHYQRTKNLLVSYSPDKLGFF, from the coding sequence ATGATTTATGAGATTCCAAACACGCAAGGGTCGAAGGTACAGTACAAGGATCGTTATGAAAATTTCATTAATGGCAAGTGGACGGCACCGGTCGGTGGAGAATATTTTGATAACGTGACGCCGATTACCGGGAAAGTGTTATGTCAAGTAGCCCGTTCAGGGAAAGAAGATGTCGAGCTGGCACTTGATGCAGCACATGCGGCAAAAGATGCCTGGGGCAAGACGTCAGTCGCAGAACGGTCAAACATTTTAAATAAAATTGCGAATCGGATGGAAGAAAATCTTGAGATGCTCGCCTATGCGGAAACGCTTGAAAACGGAAAAGCTGTACGCGAGACACTGAATGCCGACCTTCCGCTCGCCATCGATCATTTCCGGTACTTTGCAGGGGTCATCCGGGCGCAAGAAGGTTCAATCGGGGAACTCGACAACGATACGGTCGCCTATCATTTCCATGAGCCGCTTGGAGTCGTCGGTCAAATCATTCCGTGGAACTTCCCGATTTTAATGGCTGTCTGGAAACTGGCACCGGCACTCGCGGCAGGAAACTGTGTCGTCTTGAAACCGGCGGAACAAACACCGGCAAGTATTCTGTTACTGACGGAACTGATTGAAGATTTATTACCTCCGGGTGTCTTGAATATCGTCAACGGTTTTGGGCTTGAAGCCGGAAAACCGCTCGCGTCGAGCAAACGGATCGCAAAAATTGCTTTCACGGGTGAAACGACGACAGGACGGCTCATCATGCAGTATGCTTCGCAAAACATCATTCCGGTCACACTCGAGCTCGGTGGGAAATCACCAAACATTTTCTTTGCCGACATCATGGATGCCGATGATGCCTTCTTCGATAAAGCGATTGAAGGATTATTGATGTTTGCCTTGAACCAAGGCGAAGTCTGTACATGTCCATCGCGTGCCTTGATTGAAGAATCGATCTACGAACCATTCATGGAGCGTGTACTGGAGCGGGTCAAAGCAATCAAACTCGGCAATCCGCTTGATGCTGACGTCATGATGGGTGCCCAGGCGTCGAGTGAACAAATGGAAAAAATCCTCTCGTATCTTGAAATCGGAAAATCGGAAGGGGCCGAATGCCTGATTGGCGGCGAACGGAACCATCTTGACGGCGACTTGGCGGATGGTTATTACATTCAGCCGACAATTTTCAAAGGACATAACAAAATGCGGATTTTCCAAGAAGAGATTTTTGGTCCTGTCCTATCGGTCACAACGTTTAAAACAGAAGAAGAAGCGTTGCAAATCGCCAATGACACACTGTACGGTTTAGGTGCAGGCGTCTGGACACGCGATATGAACCGCGCATACCGCTTCGGACGGGCGATCGAAGCTGGACGGGTCTGGACAAACTGTTACCACCAGTACCCGGCACACGCCGCGTTCGGTGGCTATAAAATGTCAGGAATCGGTCGTGAAAACCATAAAATGATGCTCAACCATTACCAACGGACAAAAAACCTTCTCGTCAGTTACAGCCCGGATAAACTTGGTTTCTTCTAA
- a CDS encoding PTS sugar transporter subunit IIA, with translation MATAMKLEKEMVLLNQHFSSDEEAIEAAGELLVNHGYVRPNYIESMKTRHRLSTVYIGNHVAIPHGTEESKGEVLKTGLSILQVPNGVPFGAEQAKLIIGIAGIGDEHLELLSHIAIICSDEENVERLVKAQTAEDIIQLLTVEV, from the coding sequence ATGGCAACAGCGATGAAATTAGAAAAAGAGATGGTGTTACTGAATCAACACTTTAGTTCAGACGAGGAAGCGATTGAAGCAGCAGGAGAATTACTTGTTAATCACGGGTATGTCCGTCCGAACTATATCGAATCGATGAAAACCCGTCACCGCTTATCGACGGTCTATATCGGAAACCACGTCGCGATTCCCCATGGTACGGAAGAGTCGAAAGGCGAAGTCCTGAAAACGGGATTATCGATTCTGCAAGTTCCGAACGGTGTCCCGTTCGGAGCGGAACAGGCGAAGCTGATTATTGGTATCGCGGGAATCGGCGACGAACACTTGGAACTGCTGTCGCATATTGCCATCATCTGTTCAGACGAAGAGAATGTCGAACGGTTGGTTAAGGCGCAGACGGCGGAAGACATCATTCAATTGTTAACTGTGGAGGTGTAA
- a CDS encoding mannitol-1-phosphate 5-dehydrogenase, which produces MKAVHFGAGNIGRGFIGLQLVKSGYDVCFIDVNAEVVEALKSRRAYTVGYAAEEAAAEEVSNVTALNSQTEAEQVMEAIATADVVTTAVGPTLLARIAPLLAEGIKRRTTMKNVYVIACENMIEGSSHLQQEVMQHLDTMPPGVFFPNAAVDRIVPLQHHEDPLYVEVEPFFEWVIETKDLPDGYPTFEGVTYVTDITPFIERKLFTVNTGHAIASYLGALFGKETIAESLQDVRVRRGVQTALYETGWLLLEKYGFDPKDHSAYIQKNIKRFENPRIHDEIVRVARSPIRKLGPRDRLVKPARELMDRGIEANGLALGIAAALTYSDPNDSESSELNTFIEEHGIRQTVTTYLGLEAEERLSQLIVSQYEQMHPMSDSIA; this is translated from the coding sequence ATGAAAGCCGTTCATTTTGGAGCAGGAAACATCGGTCGGGGATTCATCGGCTTACAATTGGTTAAATCCGGTTATGACGTCTGTTTCATTGACGTCAACGCCGAAGTCGTCGAAGCATTGAAGTCGCGCCGGGCATATACGGTTGGCTATGCGGCAGAAGAAGCGGCGGCAGAGGAGGTATCCAACGTGACTGCCTTGAATAGTCAAACCGAAGCCGAGCAGGTGATGGAAGCAATCGCCACAGCCGATGTTGTGACGACGGCAGTCGGTCCAACGTTGCTCGCAAGAATCGCGCCGTTACTGGCAGAGGGAATCAAACGGCGGACGACAATGAAAAACGTATATGTCATCGCGTGTGAAAACATGATTGAGGGATCCAGTCACTTGCAGCAAGAAGTGATGCAACATCTGGATACGATGCCGCCGGGCGTCTTTTTTCCAAATGCCGCCGTCGACCGGATCGTTCCATTACAACATCATGAAGATCCGCTATATGTCGAAGTCGAACCGTTTTTCGAATGGGTCATTGAGACGAAAGACTTACCGGACGGGTATCCGACGTTTGAAGGGGTAACGTACGTCACGGACATTACACCATTCATCGAACGAAAGTTATTCACCGTTAACACCGGACACGCGATTGCCTCATACCTCGGTGCGTTATTTGGAAAAGAGACGATTGCTGAAAGTCTGCAGGACGTCCGTGTCCGACGCGGTGTCCAGACCGCTTTGTATGAGACCGGTTGGCTGTTGCTTGAAAAATACGGCTTTGATCCAAAAGATCACAGTGCGTACATCCAGAAAAATATTAAACGATTTGAAAATCCGCGGATTCATGATGAAATCGTCCGCGTCGCCCGTTCGCCGATTCGTAAACTCGGACCACGCGACCGCCTGGTCAAACCGGCCCGGGAATTAATGGATCGCGGAATCGAAGCGAATGGATTAGCCTTAGGGATTGCAGCCGCCTTAACCTATTCCGATCCAAATGATTCAGAATCTTCTGAATTAAACACGTTCATCGAAGAACATGGGATTCGCCAGACGGTCACGACCTATCTTGGTCTGGAGGCTGAAGAACGTCTCAGTCAATTGATTGTCAGTCAATACGAACAGATGCATCCGATGAGTGATTCGATTGCGTGA
- a CDS encoding thioredoxin family protein, translating to MATFQELTSIEDVRDFYLQESASFIYISSPGCGVCASLFPQIEPILANHPEFRSGHVDLVTVPEIVGEFSVFTAPSLLFFVQGKELHREARIVPIEPFTRKVEQLSRLVASMN from the coding sequence ATGGCAACATTTCAAGAATTGACGTCAATTGAAGACGTAAGGGACTTTTATCTTCAAGAATCGGCAAGTTTCATTTATATTTCCAGTCCGGGCTGTGGCGTTTGTGCCTCGTTGTTTCCACAAATCGAACCGATTTTGGCAAATCATCCCGAATTTCGGTCTGGACATGTTGACTTGGTTACCGTCCCGGAAATTGTCGGAGAATTTTCGGTGTTTACCGCGCCTTCTTTGTTGTTTTTTGTTCAAGGAAAAGAACTTCACCGGGAAGCACGAATCGTTCCAATCGAACCGTTTACCCGGAAAGTCGAACAACTCAGCCGATTAGTGGCTTCGATGAACTGA